The Candidatus Nitrosopumilus sp. SW genomic sequence GAGACTCTCAATCAAAAACAGTTGAAATGGATCCTGAAAGTCCGTATTACAAACAACTAACCAACACTGTTCAAGGTGAACCACTGACAACTTTTCTTACCAAAAGATTTCAGCGAATTGGTCCAACTACTGCAGTAAAATTTGCAGAATTTGCAGGATTCAAGCCTGAAAAACGCATGGGCACTTTTACCAATCAAGAACTGGTAAACTTGAGTGACTCCCTTCAGAAATTCGATGATTTCATGGCTCCTGACTCTAGTTGTTTGGCACCATTAGGTGAAGGCCCATTAGAAAAAGGAATCAAGAAATTTTTCAATCCTGATTTTGTAGCAGTAGTTCAACGTCCTGCATCAGCATATTCGGGATTTCCATTTATCGTTGAGATGGGTATTGCATATGGTGGTGACATCAAGACTGGCGGTCCTCATGTGTACAGATATGCAAATAGAATACCGCTACTTTATGATGAGGGCAGTGATGTGGTTCTCAAGGTTGTAAATGATACTGATTGGGGGCGATACAAAGTAAAAGGCGATCCTCCATTTATCATAGTGTCTCATATTTGCTCAACTAGAATTCCTTACAAGACTGCAGGAAAAGAAAATGTTGCAGACAGACAAGAGATTGAACGTGAACTGCGATTGGGATTGCAATTCTTGTCAAGAAAATTGGCAGCATTCATGTCAAAGAGAGGACAAGCCGAAATGGCAAAGAAACGAGCCAATCTTTATGCAAAGTATATCCCAATGATCGCAGAATTTTGTACTGAACTAGCTGGAAAGAAGAAAGAACCTAATTACAAGAAACTTTTAGACGATTTAGAACCTGTTGACGTTAAAACTGAAATAAATACTGTAGAGGAGGAACAACCAATTGAAAGCAAGTGAGAAAAAAGCAAGAGACATTAGTAAAAAAGCTAAAGAAAAACAAAAGAATATTCTAGAGTCTCTAAAAAGTCATGGTGCAAAAATCTATGAGGACTTAGAAAATGGCCAATTCCCAAAGTTTTCAATTCCAAGTAGATCTGTAAGTAATATCGTTTATGACAAAAAACTGCGACAATATATTTTAGGAAATTCCACTGCCCTAAGAAGTGCAAAGAATTCAGCACAACTACGTTCATTCACACAACTCATGTGGCTTGCATTCTTTGCAAATCGTCTAACTCAAGAGAAAAAATCCTCTACATTAAGAGATGTGTACTATTCATCACAGGCATTTGCCATAGAGTTTGATGACCAGTCTGAATCAGATAATATTATTGTGGATTTAGAGGCCGTAACCTCAAGACCCAGAGAAGATTTCCATATTTTTCCTGAAGAGAGAAGCTCTATCTTTGGTGACTTGAATATTGAATATACAATTCCTGGTTATGAGGGCAAATCAATGAATCTATCCAATCACCCCGATGGTTACTCTATTGGACCTAGCTTGACTACTGCTGAGCTAGTTGATACTAGCGCTGAAATTGTAATTGCAATTGAGAAAGGTGGTCTCTTTACAAGATTTGTTGAAGAGCAAGTTGATAAAAAATTCAAATCCATTATCATTAACACTGGAGGACAAGCCCCACGTTCTACTAGAACTCTACTAAAACGTCTTCATGATGAAATGGGATTACCTGTAATCATTTTGACTGACGGTGATGTGTATGGAGAACATATTGCTATGGTAATCAAATCTGGCTCTGCAAACGCTGCACACCTAAGAGAGTTAACTGTACCTGATGCAAAATGGGTAGGAGTGTGGGCTACTGATATTGAAAAATACAAACTACCTACAATCCCAATGACAGAGTCTGACATTAAGAGATGCTATGATTTGCAAAAAGACCCAAGATATGAATCAGGAATATGGAAAAAAGAACTTGAAGTATTTTTGAGATTAAAGAGAAAGGCAGAACTAGAGGCCTTTGCAAAGTATGGCCTTACTAATATTACTGACAAGTATCTGCCACAAAAGTTAGAACTAGCAAAAAGTCTGTAGTTATTTTATTCTCAGTGTCAATACACCGTTACGATATTTGAAATCAAATATTTGCATTTCATTTGCGCCTTCGATTGGAACTTCTTTTGAAAATCCAGCAGTACCTCTAATGTACAACATCCCATCTACTAGTCTTACTGCTATTTTATCCTCCGGTCCTGGGACTTCGGCAACAAAGACAAATTCTCCTTCACCTTTGATTAAATCATATACCCAATTCTTTTGTTCTTGTTCTCTTGATTGTGTGTATAGTGGTTGTTGATCTTTTGTCATCTTTTTTAAGACTCTGACCCAATAAAACATCGTAAGTGCAGCAGCTCCAATTAAGAAAAAGCTAACAAATCCTGAATCTGCTCTCTGAGTCATTATGTAGATTATCCCTAAAAATAAGATCACAATAATTGGAATTACAAAATTTAATGATTGTTCATTTGAATATGCACCCTTGTAACTTGCCAAACAGTCAAAATTTGGGTTTGCCAAATATAAAGTATCTTTGGTTTTTATTACCATTTTCTAAAATTTGAGCTATTGTCTGATGAAAAAAAATCTCCAAAACTAACAAAGCGAGAAATTATACTTCGAGGAAGTATTATGGCAGTAATTACTACTATTCCGTCACTTGTTGCATTTGTATTGGTTTGGTTTTTCCTCGATGATGTGATAACTGGAGCAATTGCCGGAGCAATAGTTCATTTTGTTGCAATGGGTTTTTCTTTAAAGATATCAAAAAAACTTCTAGTCAAAAAATGACATATAGCATGTTTTGCTGTAAGAAATAGTTGAAAATTAATGGACTCTAAAATTGAAAGTGATCTAATATCTGAGATTCACCTAAATCCTATTCAAGCCCGAGTATACTTGCTTGTTACTTGTTATGGAAAAATGACGCCTCAAATAATCTCAGAAAAATTAAAGATCTCTTTTGATGATGCACAAACTGCTGCAAAAGATCTAATGAATTTGGGTGCCTTCATAGATATCTCTGAAACTGAATTTGAGGCAATGCATCCTAGATTTACTGTAGTTAACATGTATAGACGAATGTGCCAGCGAGAAAATATTGAATTTAAACGAAATAAAATTGTTGATAGCATAGGTGTAGTTTTAGAAAAACCCTATGATGATGCAAGAACTAAATAACACTTTGATTTTTGAACAGCATTGACTATTGATACTGAAACTTGCAAACATCAGCCAGTTTACTTTGGTGTAGTTAACATCAATATTGATGAGAGGACAATTGGCTCAGTTGACGTATGGCGATGTGGTGTTTGCAAGAAACGGTTCTGTGAAGAAAAACAACTTGGAATTGAAGAATTGGCTGATCTT encodes the following:
- a CDS encoding TrmB family transcriptional regulator: MDSKIESDLISEIHLNPIQARVYLLVTCYGKMTPQIISEKLKISFDDAQTAAKDLMNLGAFIDISETEFEAMHPRFTVVNMYRRMCQRENIEFKRNKIVDSIGVVLEKPYDDARTK
- a CDS encoding DNA topoisomerase IV subunit A, which produces MKASEKKARDISKKAKEKQKNILESLKSHGAKIYEDLENGQFPKFSIPSRSVSNIVYDKKLRQYILGNSTALRSAKNSAQLRSFTQLMWLAFFANRLTQEKKSSTLRDVYYSSQAFAIEFDDQSESDNIIVDLEAVTSRPREDFHIFPEERSSIFGDLNIEYTIPGYEGKSMNLSNHPDGYSIGPSLTTAELVDTSAEIVIAIEKGGLFTRFVEEQVDKKFKSIIINTGGQAPRSTRTLLKRLHDEMGLPVIILTDGDVYGEHIAMVIKSGSANAAHLRELTVPDAKWVGVWATDIEKYKLPTIPMTESDIKRCYDLQKDPRYESGIWKKELEVFLRLKRKAELEAFAKYGLTNITDKYLPQKLELAKSL
- a CDS encoding Hsp20/alpha crystallin family protein gives rise to the protein MVIKTKDTLYLANPNFDCLASYKGAYSNEQSLNFVIPIIVILFLGIIYIMTQRADSGFVSFFLIGAAALTMFYWVRVLKKMTKDQQPLYTQSREQEQKNWVYDLIKGEGEFVFVAEVPGPEDKIAVRLVDGMLYIRGTAGFSKEVPIEGANEMQIFDFKYRNGVLTLRIK